In Nerophis ophidion isolate RoL-2023_Sa linkage group LG12, RoL_Noph_v1.0, whole genome shotgun sequence, a single window of DNA contains:
- the tmem138 gene encoding transmembrane protein 138 yields the protein MLQTGNYSLVLLIQLTLLAFDLFVNSFSELLRGAAVIQLVLFIIQDIAILFNVIIILLMMFNTYVFQVGLMSLLLERFRALLLFSALYLTFSICLHSWVLNLRWRESNRFVWTDGLQALFVFQRTVAVLYYYFYKRTAEYMGDPRLYMDSLWLREAFAKARQ from the exons atgctgcagaCAGGCAACTACTCACTCGTGCTGCTGATCCAGCTGACACTACTGGCCTTTGACCTCTTCGTCAACTCCTTCAGTGAACTCTTGAGAGGAGCGGCCGTCATCCAGCTTGTGCTCTTCAT CATCCAGGACATCGCCATCTTGTTCAACGTGATCATCATCCTGCTGATGATGTTCAACACCTACGTGTTCCAGGTAGGCCTGATGTCCCTGCTGCTGGAGCGGTTCAGAGCCCTGCTGTTGTTCTCCGCCCTTTACCTGACCTTCAGCATCTGCCTCCACAGCTGGGTGTTG AATCTAAGATGGAGAGAATCTAATCGCTTTGTTTGGACAGACGGCCTCCAAGCTCTCTTTGTGTTCCAGAGGACAG TGGCAGTTTTGTATTACTACTTCTACAAACGTACAGCCGAGTACATGGGAGACCCGAGGCTCTACATGGATTCTCTTTGGCTCCGTGAAGCCTTTGCCAAAGCTCGTCAGTAG